From the Rhinoderma darwinii isolate aRhiDar2 chromosome 12, aRhiDar2.hap1, whole genome shotgun sequence genome, one window contains:
- the CDKL1 gene encoding cyclin-dependent kinase-like 1 translates to MEKYEKIGKIGEGSYGVVFKCRNRDTGQIVAIKKFLESEDDPVIKKIALREIRMLKQLKHPNLVNLLEVFRRKRKLHLVFEYCDHTVLHELDRHPRGVPEHLVKSITWQTLQAVNFCHRHNCIHRDVKPENILITKHFVIKLCDFGFARILTGPCDYYTDYVATRWYRAPELLVGDTQYGPPVDVWAIGCVFAELLSGVPLWPGRSDVDQLYLIRKSLGDLIPRHQQVFSTNQFFSGVSIPDPENMEPLEQRFPNISSHALGLMKGCLHMDPSERLTCQQLLEHPYFDSIREEADAAKDPERVSRKQTRLHRKYFPGLQHLPQLTNSNILPALECKKYYNTRKFNYRFPNI, encoded by the exons ATGGAGAAGTATGAGAAGATCGGCAAAATAGGAGAAGGTTCCTATGGAGTTGTCTTTAAATGCAGGAATAGAGACACGGGACAGATCGTGGCAATAAAGAAGTTCCTAGAGTCCGAAGATGATCCAGTGATTAAGAAAATTGCCTTACGGGAGATCCGCATGCTCAAG CAATTAAAACACCCGAACCTCGTGAACCTCCTGGAAGTGTTTAGACGGAAGAGAAAGTTACATTTAGTCTTTGAATATTGTGATCACACCGTCCTCCATGAACTGGACCGACATCCACGAGG GGTTCCTGAACATCTTGTGAAAAGCATTACCTGGCAGACATTACAAGCAGTCAATTTCTGCCACAGGCACAAT TGTATTCACCGGGATGTCAAGCCAGAGAATATCCTCATTACCAAGCACTTTGTCATCAAGCTCTGTGATTTTGGATTTGCAAGAATATTAA CCGGGCCCTGTGACTACTACACAGACTACGTGGCTACGAGGTGGTACCGTGCCCCTGAACTTCTGGTGGGAGACACGCAGTACGGACCCCCAGTGGATGTCTGGGCCATTGGGTGTGTCTTTGCTGAGCTTCTATCAGGTGTTCCACTGTGGCCTGGCAGGTCTGATGTGGATCAGCTATACCTGATTAGGAAAAGTCTGG GTGATCTGATCCCTCGACATCAACAGGTTTTTAGCACAAACCAGTTCTTCAGTGGGGTCAGCATACCGGATCCTGAAAATATG GAGCCCTTGGAACAGAGATTTCCAAATATTTCATCTCATGCTTTAGGACTaatgaag GGCTGCCTGCACATGGACCCCTCCGAGAGGCTCACCTGTCAGCAGCTGCTTGAACACCCCTACTTTGACAGCATTCGAGAGGAGGCTGATGCTGCAAAAGATCCAGAGAGAGTCAGCAGAAAACAGACCAGACTTCACAGAAAGTACTTCCCAGGG CTCCAGCACCTGCCGCAGCTAACCAACAGTAATATCTTACCAGCGCTGGAGTGCAAGAAATATTACAACACCAGAAAATTTAACTACCGTTTCCCCAACATATAA